One Spirochaeta africana DSM 8902 genomic window carries:
- the trhA gene encoding PAQR family membrane homeostasis protein TrhA — protein sequence MTKRERFRTWFMEHITLHEHEDDKTELANGLTHLFGAGLSLVALAAIIIKTVPQDDPTMAFAGIIFGLTMLLLYFSSSMYHLVSGPLVKRIMRIMDHSTIYMLIAGTYTPVMLYVGNRPATIVLIAVWSLTVIGIAFTLLFWGRYGALHVVFYIAMGWMIVFIWDSLQGIPTEFLYWAIAGGVTYTAGTLVYAAKQIPYYHAIWHLFVVGGSASFFIGIYQHLL from the coding sequence ATGACAAAACGAGAACGATTTCGCACCTGGTTTATGGAACACATCACCCTGCATGAGCACGAGGACGACAAGACCGAGCTGGCGAATGGTCTCACCCATCTGTTCGGTGCCGGACTGAGCCTGGTTGCCCTGGCGGCGATTATCATCAAGACCGTACCGCAGGATGATCCGACTATGGCGTTTGCCGGGATTATTTTCGGCCTGACCATGCTGCTTTTGTATTTTTCCAGCAGTATGTACCATCTGGTCAGCGGACCGCTGGTTAAACGGATCATGCGCATCATGGACCACAGCACGATCTACATGCTGATCGCCGGGACCTATACCCCGGTCATGCTGTATGTCGGTAACCGCCCGGCGACCATAGTCCTGATTGCGGTGTGGAGCCTTACGGTAATCGGCATTGCATTTACCCTGTTGTTCTGGGGACGCTATGGAGCCCTGCACGTGGTTTTTTACATAGCAATGGGGTGGATGATTGTGTTTATCTGGGACAGCCTGCAAGGCATTCCCACGGAATTCCTGTACTGGGCGATTGCCGGCGGGGTGACTTATACCGCCGGTACCCTGGTGTACGCCGCCAAACAGATTCCCTACTACCATGCTATCTGGCATCTGTTTGTTGTCGGTGGGAGTGCAAGCTTTTTTATCGGGATCTACCAGCATCTGCTGTAG
- a CDS encoding IS256 family transposase codes for MGKIIEINEQEVKDHLGNFVRETVEETLNAMLEAEAEQLCNAQKHERSSERTGYRAGHYDRKLLTKAGEVNLQVPKLKKVTFETAIIERYKRREISVEEAMVEMYLAGVSVRRVEDITEALWGAKVSPGTISNLNKKIYEEIEKWRNLPLKQRYTYVYLDGIWMKRSWAGEVRNVSVLVAIGVNQDGFREIIGVAEGTKEDKDSWQRFLRYLKGRGLETVEMFISDKSLGLVEAIPEFFPDSRWQRCVVHFYRNVFSFVPQGKVKAVATMLKAIHAQENLEEAVRKKDQIAKKLIEMKLSKAAEIVREGALETFSYYYFPVEHWKRIRTNNGLERIMREIRRRTRVIGSFPDGESALMLVAARLRHISNSTWSERKYLNMDLMIEYDHDHQAS; via the coding sequence ATGGGTAAGATTATCGAGATAAACGAGCAGGAAGTCAAAGACCATTTGGGTAATTTTGTCAGGGAGACGGTGGAGGAAACCTTGAACGCTATGCTGGAGGCAGAAGCAGAACAGCTGTGTAATGCGCAAAAACATGAGCGCAGCTCTGAGCGAACGGGGTATCGTGCCGGACATTATGATAGGAAACTGCTAACGAAAGCAGGCGAAGTGAATCTGCAGGTTCCCAAGCTGAAGAAGGTGACGTTTGAAACTGCCATTATTGAACGGTATAAGCGACGCGAGATCTCTGTTGAGGAGGCAATGGTAGAGATGTACTTGGCTGGCGTTTCTGTCAGACGTGTCGAGGATATCACCGAAGCCCTTTGGGGTGCCAAGGTCTCACCAGGAACTATCAGCAACCTCAATAAGAAAATCTACGAAGAAATTGAAAAATGGCGCAACCTGCCGTTGAAGCAGCGCTACACCTATGTCTACCTTGATGGCATCTGGATGAAACGATCCTGGGCTGGTGAAGTACGCAATGTATCCGTTCTGGTAGCCATAGGCGTTAATCAGGATGGTTTCAGGGAGATAATCGGGGTTGCCGAAGGCACCAAGGAAGACAAAGACAGCTGGCAGCGATTTCTCCGCTATTTGAAAGGCCGGGGACTGGAAACAGTGGAGATGTTTATCTCTGACAAGTCTCTGGGATTGGTAGAAGCGATACCAGAGTTTTTTCCTGATTCCCGGTGGCAGCGGTGCGTAGTGCATTTTTACCGCAATGTATTCAGCTTTGTTCCGCAGGGAAAAGTCAAAGCTGTTGCAACCATGTTGAAGGCCATTCATGCCCAGGAAAACCTGGAAGAGGCAGTCCGAAAGAAAGACCAGATTGCGAAGAAACTGATTGAAATGAAATTGTCCAAAGCAGCGGAGATCGTTCGAGAAGGTGCATTAGAAACCTTCTCGTATTATTATTTCCCGGTCGAACACTGGAAACGGATCAGGACCAATAACGGGCTTGAAAGAATCATGCGAGAAATCAGAAGGAGGACACGTGTAATCGGTTCGTTCCCTGATGGTGAGTCAGCACTGATGCTGGTTGCAGCACGACTGCGCCACATCTCGAACTCAACATGGAGTGAACGGAAATATCTGAATATGGATCTGATGATCGAGTACGATCACGATCATCAGGCATCATAA
- a CDS encoding cyclic nucleotide-binding domain-containing protein produces MKAINEASRRQTLVEGLGSIFLFRYLSDTARRNLGEFVEFFDVAPGETIVQEGEKTPYLYTVIDGSVNVVTGDDSKEVYLCCLGSGEVFGEAGVFLKMRRTASVRAADNAVIMRLQRDQFVQFVRKQPRAANTILLVMVHSLLRKLRDTNQELAFERKLDSDQGDIDAMIAGFLQNGDE; encoded by the coding sequence ATGAAGGCAATCAATGAAGCATCACGTCGCCAAACGCTGGTCGAGGGGCTGGGTTCAATATTTCTGTTTCGCTACCTGAGCGATACAGCTCGTCGCAACCTGGGTGAATTCGTAGAGTTTTTCGATGTAGCCCCGGGCGAGACGATCGTCCAGGAGGGAGAAAAGACCCCTTATCTGTACACGGTGATCGATGGCAGTGTGAATGTAGTAACCGGAGATGACAGCAAAGAGGTCTATCTGTGCTGTCTGGGCAGCGGCGAGGTTTTTGGGGAGGCAGGTGTTTTCCTGAAAATGCGCCGTACGGCCTCGGTACGCGCAGCCGACAATGCTGTTATTATGCGCCTGCAACGAGACCAGTTTGTACAGTTCGTGCGCAAACAGCCGCGTGCCGCCAACACCATACTGCTGGTTATGGTGCACAGTCTGCTGCGTAAACTGCGAGACACCAATCAGGAGCTGGCCTTTGAACGCAAGCTTGATTCCGACCAGGGTGACATCGATGCGATGATCGCCGGTTTTTTGCAAAACGGCGACGAATAG
- a CDS encoding aldo/keto reductase, protein MEYFTIAGTDLEVSAVGYGCMGLGGGWNSNPVSTDDINAARIAMETALESGINLFDHADIYAFGKAEACFGKVLSAAPELRQRMVLQSKCGIRLEDPESGAPQRYDLSRDWILHSVEGILERLGIDCLDILLLHRPDPLMRPDEIAEACSLLHAQGKVRWFGVSNFHHGQIELLQQSLDFPLIINQIQLSLVHSQLIDNGVTWNSSPVAADATIEHCYQREIQLQAWGSLDGGILTGRGVPESRPELSQAADTVSRLATQLGVSPEATALSWIMKHPARIQPIIGTTHPGRIAACAQAERDLLDRDQWYQLYTAVRGHSIP, encoded by the coding sequence ATGGAATATTTCACTATAGCAGGGACTGATCTGGAGGTTTCAGCGGTAGGCTACGGATGTATGGGGCTGGGTGGCGGCTGGAACAGCAATCCGGTAAGTACTGATGATATAAATGCAGCCCGGATCGCCATGGAAACCGCACTGGAAAGCGGCATCAATCTGTTTGATCATGCTGACATCTATGCGTTCGGCAAGGCCGAGGCATGTTTCGGGAAGGTTCTGTCCGCAGCACCCGAACTCCGCCAGCGAATGGTGCTGCAAAGTAAATGCGGTATCCGGCTGGAGGATCCGGAGTCGGGTGCACCGCAACGGTATGATCTGTCTCGCGACTGGATATTGCACTCTGTCGAGGGGATTCTTGAGCGCCTGGGCATTGACTGTCTGGACATCCTGCTGCTGCATCGTCCGGACCCGCTGATGCGGCCAGACGAGATTGCCGAAGCGTGTTCGCTGCTGCATGCTCAGGGAAAGGTCCGCTGGTTCGGGGTCTCCAATTTTCATCACGGCCAGATCGAGCTGTTGCAGCAATCGCTCGACTTCCCGTTGATCATCAATCAGATTCAGCTGAGTCTTGTCCATTCGCAGTTGATCGACAACGGGGTGACATGGAACAGCAGCCCGGTCGCTGCTGATGCAACCATTGAGCATTGCTACCAGCGTGAAATACAACTGCAGGCATGGGGTTCATTAGACGGCGGGATTCTTACCGGTCGCGGGGTTCCCGAATCCAGACCCGAGCTTTCTCAGGCCGCCGATACCGTGTCCCGTCTCGCGACACAGCTTGGCGTCAGTCCCGAGGCAACTGCATTGTCCTGGATCATGAAACACCCGGCACGGATACAGCCGATTATCGGCACCACACACCCGGGACGCATTGCTGCCTGTGCCCAGGCTGAGAGAGATTTGCTGGATCGGGACCAATGGTACCAGTTGTATACCGCAGTCAGAGGCCACAGTATTCCTTGA
- a CDS encoding cupredoxin domain-containing protein, whose amino-acid sequence MNTLQKRSTGYAVLGFVVAALMLAIPLSAQGQQESGHAGHGDQQAAAGNSEVEVFTPDADGVVEIEFSNRGFQYTPAAVQVPKGATVRIVYTSSGRHDWRLDGYGVGTAVLGNNQTETVEFTADTAGEFEFYCSVANHRAQGMAGRFIVAE is encoded by the coding sequence ATGAATACATTACAAAAACGGTCAACAGGTTACGCTGTTCTGGGGTTTGTGGTCGCCGCACTGATGCTGGCTATCCCGTTGTCAGCTCAGGGTCAGCAGGAATCCGGTCATGCCGGGCATGGTGATCAACAGGCTGCAGCCGGAAACAGCGAGGTAGAGGTTTTCACCCCGGATGCCGACGGGGTTGTCGAGATCGAGTTCAGCAATCGCGGCTTTCAGTACACACCTGCTGCGGTTCAGGTGCCGAAGGGCGCCACGGTGCGGATCGTCTATACCAGCAGCGGTCGCCACGACTGGCGTCTGGATGGGTACGGGGTCGGTACCGCAGTGCTGGGTAACAACCAGACCGAAACCGTCGAGTTCACCGCCGATACCGCCGGTGAGTTCGAGTTCTATTGCAGCGTCGCGAATCACCGGGCACAGGGAATGGCCGGTCGCTTTATTGTCGCTGAATAA
- a CDS encoding HD-GYP domain-containing protein: protein MGEEEYIPLRDIIRREPRALQFMASRGYIVTARRRSTGKERSVPLRSLLLNNPKFFRSSGDYDYFISPETARVVEQAFPPAEHHHPDSHRDTSGITPDNDPARKAADSPDTTTGQVRQKPPNFGSDYEEILELVPEERAELISGHAAELEELAKADKPDIHTVNATLTLSTARTAMINKATIQEALRMGNAEAQRHSASLVASTEKMVKSACTLLANDLYKEDLIAELVQRSNGTVVQHMTRVFLMGVSFLLYYNQQYAGTSLANRIRAHFAERYRSHYQRLLPHVDESDLTLERVFWGGMRSLTLEEIRDFAMGYLVHDVGKTEDIEYHEGEEGFDREKVVRHVKIGYKAVMEKTVYPREAALITGYHHEYYGAPSGYGYFRELLTRYKQMNPDAQIDHLMSYEMEPLIDYQVLAYFPAKMLEVIDVFDSLTDPNRLYRKPLTPDETIAVLRKDFVHEHVKVDPIILDLFEQFLHERGLIKS from the coding sequence GTGGGAGAAGAAGAGTATATACCACTACGTGACATCATACGGCGAGAGCCGCGCGCGCTGCAGTTTATGGCATCGCGTGGCTATATTGTAACCGCACGCCGAAGATCAACCGGCAAGGAGCGTTCGGTTCCCTTGCGTTCACTTCTGCTGAACAACCCCAAGTTTTTCCGCAGCAGTGGGGATTACGATTACTTTATCAGTCCAGAAACCGCCCGGGTCGTTGAGCAGGCATTCCCCCCGGCAGAACACCATCACCCCGATTCGCACCGGGACACATCCGGTATCACGCCTGATAACGATCCCGCCCGGAAGGCTGCTGATTCTCCCGACACCACCACAGGCCAGGTACGTCAGAAGCCACCCAATTTCGGCAGCGATTACGAGGAGATCCTCGAGCTTGTCCCGGAAGAGCGTGCAGAACTGATCAGCGGCCACGCCGCCGAGCTTGAGGAGCTTGCCAAGGCGGACAAACCGGACATTCATACGGTCAATGCTACCCTTACCCTCAGTACCGCTCGCACGGCGATGATCAACAAAGCCACCATACAGGAAGCCTTGCGAATGGGGAACGCCGAGGCACAGCGCCACTCCGCCTCCCTGGTAGCCTCCACAGAAAAGATGGTCAAGTCAGCCTGTACGCTGCTGGCCAATGACCTCTACAAGGAGGATTTGATTGCCGAGCTGGTACAGCGATCCAATGGTACCGTGGTCCAGCATATGACCCGGGTATTCCTGATGGGGGTGTCTTTTTTACTGTATTACAACCAGCAGTACGCCGGGACCAGCCTGGCCAACCGCATCCGGGCTCATTTTGCCGAGCGCTATCGATCACACTACCAGCGGCTTTTACCCCACGTCGATGAGTCCGATCTTACCCTGGAACGGGTATTCTGGGGCGGCATGCGCAGTCTCACCCTGGAAGAGATACGCGACTTTGCCATGGGGTATCTGGTACACGATGTCGGCAAGACCGAGGATATCGAATACCATGAGGGGGAAGAAGGATTCGATCGGGAGAAGGTCGTACGTCATGTCAAAATCGGCTACAAGGCGGTTATGGAAAAGACTGTCTACCCTCGCGAGGCCGCGTTGATCACCGGATATCACCATGAATACTATGGCGCCCCCAGCGGCTATGGTTACTTCCGTGAACTGCTTACTCGTTATAAGCAGATGAATCCCGATGCGCAGATTGATCACCTGATGTCCTATGAAATGGAGCCGCTGATCGACTATCAGGTTCTGGCCTACTTCCCGGCGAAAATGCTCGAAGTAATCGATGTGTTCGATTCCTTGACCGATCCGAACCGTTTGTACCGAAAACCGCTGACCCCGGATGAGACGATTGCAGTCCTCCGCAAAGATTTTGTGCATGAGCACGTGAAGGTTGACCCTATCATTCTTGATTTGTTCGAACAGTTTTTACACGAGCGAGGGCTTATCAAAAGCTGA
- a CDS encoding iron-containing alcohol dehydrogenase: MRSDYGAPRFDFFTNPRVVMGLGEFARLPDLVCSMNASLQPAPESCRRVLLVRGGESLQQTPQWRNLLRELNSRGIQLYEQEVSCEPSVELIDGAVEDYREEHIQVVVGIGGGSVMDAAKAIAAMLTVSGSVEDYLEGIGTRQHPGTTLPVVAVPTTAGTGSEATKNSVISKLGRNGYKKSLRHDNFVPDLAILDGELSIACPSGITAACGLDALTQLMEAYTSTKANLLTDALAISGLHQLAWALPVCVESSSPEPAARQAMLYAAYASGVCLANAGLGVVHGMAGVIGGRFDIAHGVVCGALLDAAVRVNINTMQRDPASFEHPINRYRSVGSILCSAAGNRSGTAAAEGDDGLHRLTALLQDWKLRWNPGSLSRFGVGEQDIPGIISASGQKNNPVVLSENDMSDIVHASL, from the coding sequence ATGCGTTCAGATTATGGTGCACCCAGGTTCGATTTTTTTACCAATCCTCGCGTAGTGATGGGGCTTGGCGAGTTCGCGCGTCTGCCGGATCTTGTTTGCAGCATGAATGCCTCGCTGCAGCCCGCACCCGAATCCTGTCGTCGGGTACTGCTGGTACGCGGCGGGGAATCCCTTCAGCAGACCCCGCAATGGCGTAATCTGCTGAGGGAACTGAACAGTCGCGGAATTCAGCTGTACGAACAGGAAGTTAGCTGTGAGCCCTCGGTAGAATTGATTGATGGTGCGGTAGAAGATTACCGTGAGGAGCATATCCAGGTAGTTGTCGGGATCGGCGGCGGCAGTGTAATGGATGCCGCCAAGGCAATCGCCGCCATGCTCACCGTCTCGGGTTCAGTCGAGGATTATCTCGAGGGTATTGGTACCCGACAGCACCCTGGCACGACCTTGCCGGTCGTGGCGGTACCGACCACCGCAGGTACCGGTAGTGAGGCTACCAAAAATTCGGTTATCAGCAAACTCGGACGTAACGGCTACAAGAAATCACTGCGACATGACAATTTCGTACCGGATCTTGCAATCCTTGATGGCGAGCTGAGCATCGCGTGTCCATCCGGAATAACGGCTGCCTGCGGGCTGGATGCACTGACCCAGCTGATGGAGGCGTATACATCGACCAAAGCAAATCTGCTTACCGATGCCCTGGCGATCAGCGGGCTGCACCAGCTTGCCTGGGCACTGCCAGTATGTGTAGAGAGTTCCTCACCTGAACCTGCGGCCCGGCAGGCCATGCTGTATGCGGCCTATGCTTCGGGTGTGTGCCTTGCCAATGCTGGTCTCGGGGTTGTTCATGGTATGGCCGGGGTCATTGGCGGGCGTTTCGATATTGCCCACGGCGTGGTCTGCGGAGCGTTGCTTGATGCTGCTGTCCGGGTGAATATAAATACCATGCAGCGGGATCCGGCCAGTTTCGAGCACCCTATTAATCGCTATCGCTCCGTCGGCAGTATTCTGTGCAGTGCTGCCGGGAATCGGTCTGGCACCGCTGCAGCAGAAGGCGATGATGGGCTGCATCGCCTGACAGCGCTGCTGCAGGACTGGAAGCTTCGCTGGAACCCGGGCAGCCTGTCCCGATTCGGAGTGGGTGAACAAGACATTCCTGGCATAATTTCAGCATCCGGACAGAAAAACAATCCGGTAGTACTTTCCGAGAACGATATGAGTGATATTGTACATGCATCACTATAG
- a CDS encoding GGDEF domain-containing protein: MHGGEPLLAEAGLDPHALKKLLLKDAGQIDQIGQLAAADRFSARVPQWYYRVVLSLLTSMDLSEAEAENHFFAILQHRQDLSVRMGRDIGIRVACLDYFLHVENRMINPKLVEADLFEQLLGKTKLDPKLQCYNYPFFLELAQTELHKTRRHGGSFSILMLDLDDFKQLNDTCGHVCADEVLRYCVDAMREQLRVEDIIGRYGGDEFICLLPHTAAEGVGCVLKRIRTALLDCPVVLPGAEACLVHFSGGVAEYPGDGDDLDTLVRTADTRLYQAKEAGKNMVYSGKGDIGL; the protein is encoded by the coding sequence ATGCACGGAGGGGAACCGCTTCTGGCCGAGGCCGGGCTTGATCCGCACGCGCTGAAAAAGCTGCTGCTTAAGGACGCCGGACAGATAGACCAGATCGGGCAGCTTGCGGCAGCAGATCGATTTTCGGCCCGTGTACCTCAGTGGTATTATCGGGTAGTGCTGTCTCTGCTGACCAGCATGGATCTGAGTGAGGCCGAGGCCGAGAATCATTTCTTTGCCATTCTGCAGCACCGGCAGGATCTTTCCGTCCGAATGGGGCGTGATATCGGTATACGGGTGGCGTGTCTGGACTATTTTCTGCATGTCGAGAACCGGATGATCAATCCGAAGCTGGTAGAGGCCGATCTGTTTGAGCAGTTACTGGGCAAGACAAAGCTTGATCCGAAGCTTCAGTGTTACAACTATCCGTTTTTTCTTGAACTCGCCCAGACAGAGCTGCATAAGACGCGCCGTCATGGCGGCAGTTTTTCTATTCTGATGCTCGACCTGGACGACTTCAAACAGCTGAATGATACCTGTGGGCATGTATGTGCAGATGAAGTCCTGAGGTATTGTGTGGACGCGATGCGTGAACAGCTGCGGGTGGAGGATATTATCGGTCGCTACGGGGGGGATGAGTTTATCTGCCTGCTGCCGCACACCGCTGCTGAAGGTGTCGGATGTGTACTCAAACGGATACGAACCGCACTGCTGGATTGTCCTGTGGTGTTACCCGGTGCAGAGGCCTGTCTGGTGCACTTTTCCGGCGGGGTAGCAGAGTATCCAGGAGACGGGGATGATCTGGATACCCTGGTAAGAACCGCTGATACGCGTCTGTACCAGGCGAAAGAAGCCGGAAAGAACATGGTGTACAGTGGAAAAGGCGATATCGGACTATAG
- a CDS encoding biotin--[acetyl-CoA-carboxylase] ligase → MSTMVSARQLLTRSLRGEVSYGAVSGTIVHTDEQTAGRARGPSRTWAADPGSSLLATIILHRSDLPPAPAASLVVGWAAAAAVAEQLSASTSRGADGISLKWPNDIFLDDRKLGGVLVETAGQDWLLAGIGINLTSCPPDETLRTPATFLGAAGCTPNRDDLLSAILTNLHAAAGYTVNRLLDSINGYMRYLNYRVVLHQGKNRIHGRFSGIGPEGEALIEAKGETIHCFSGEMEPDQAAAGSPVSL, encoded by the coding sequence ATGTCGACCATGGTATCTGCACGACAGCTGCTCACCAGGTCACTACGGGGTGAGGTCTCGTACGGTGCTGTCTCCGGGACGATCGTGCATACCGATGAACAGACTGCCGGGCGCGCTCGCGGGCCGTCGCGAACCTGGGCAGCGGATCCAGGCAGTTCATTACTGGCTACCATTATCCTGCATCGGTCTGACCTGCCACCTGCCCCGGCAGCCTCACTCGTTGTCGGCTGGGCAGCTGCCGCCGCAGTGGCGGAACAGCTCTCGGCATCTACATCACGTGGTGCAGACGGGATTTCCCTGAAATGGCCGAATGATATATTTCTTGACGATCGTAAACTTGGCGGAGTCCTGGTAGAGACCGCTGGTCAGGATTGGCTGCTGGCGGGTATCGGGATCAACCTGACATCCTGCCCACCCGATGAAACCCTGCGGACACCCGCGACCTTCCTCGGCGCAGCCGGCTGTACACCGAACAGGGATGATCTGTTGTCGGCCATCCTCACCAACCTGCATGCTGCTGCCGGGTATACGGTTAACCGCCTCCTGGACTCGATCAATGGCTACATGCGATACCTGAATTACCGGGTTGTACTGCATCAGGGGAAAAACCGGATACATGGCAGGTTTTCCGGTATAGGACCCGAGGGCGAGGCCTTGATAGAGGCCAAAGGAGAAACAATCCACTGTTTCAGCGGCGAAATGGAACCCGATCAGGCGGCTGCCGGCTCACCTGTATCCCTATAG
- a CDS encoding putative bifunctional diguanylate cyclase/phosphodiesterase — protein sequence MNNSDDHTEPGQSNPTQLIRLQESMRQIESLRIELDTVRMQKIELEHELERTSLRRRELEKLLSLHEKTGLPTHFRLKTELQQTLDHLNHTGDGNLSVMILHLDKTINTLQRTTKTSISEWVLYQLGNRFLEMLSEQEQVFHTRDAEFVFLLRVPQDDSLYRKVKQIFQRLREPFMFSNIKVTLDGWAGIALYPDHGVTRSVLMRHADVALGSALEQKRSSVVFQEQLMHQVIEKMDLQNSIIRAIEAPAMENIGQQFSLQYQPKLFVGDCAGDGHFVQRIEGEALMRWRHPEKGVIAPDRFIPLAEETGLIMPMGKWVVYTAAQQILSWQQQGMTGVPIAVNISARQLQNDDILEIVRNLVKSKGLPPQQLIFELTETAIFEDPERAKRTMQKLTDLGIRISIDDFGTGYSSLSYLSRFPVHEIKVDRLFIARFLKNQADDAIIRSITRLAQEMEWNIVAEGVEKLEEVERLRDIGVQCFQGFYFAKPMIPDDFFRFVSSLTDNDMILNI from the coding sequence GTGAACAACTCAGATGATCATACAGAACCGGGGCAGTCCAATCCCACGCAGCTGATCCGATTACAGGAGAGCATGCGGCAGATAGAATCCCTCAGGATCGAGCTGGATACCGTCCGGATGCAGAAAATCGAGCTTGAGCATGAGCTGGAACGAACCTCCCTGCGCCGCCGTGAACTGGAAAAGCTGCTGTCGCTGCATGAAAAGACCGGGCTGCCGACCCATTTCCGACTGAAAACCGAGTTGCAGCAGACCCTTGATCACCTGAACCACACCGGCGACGGTAATTTGTCGGTTATGATCCTTCATCTGGACAAGACTATAAATACCTTGCAGCGGACTACTAAAACCAGCATCTCCGAGTGGGTACTGTACCAGCTCGGAAATCGCTTCCTGGAAATGCTGAGTGAGCAGGAGCAGGTATTCCATACCCGGGATGCCGAGTTCGTCTTCCTGCTTCGGGTACCTCAGGATGACAGCTTGTACCGTAAGGTCAAACAGATTTTTCAGCGGTTACGTGAACCCTTCATGTTCTCTAATATCAAGGTCACGCTTGATGGCTGGGCCGGGATTGCGCTGTATCCGGATCATGGTGTCACCCGTTCGGTACTGATGCGGCACGCCGATGTTGCCTTAGGAAGTGCACTCGAGCAGAAGCGCAGTTCCGTGGTGTTCCAGGAACAGTTGATGCATCAGGTTATCGAAAAGATGGATCTGCAGAACAGCATAATTCGGGCAATCGAGGCCCCGGCTATGGAGAATATCGGGCAGCAGTTCAGCCTGCAGTATCAGCCCAAGCTCTTTGTCGGTGATTGTGCCGGAGATGGGCATTTCGTACAGCGTATAGAGGGTGAAGCATTGATGCGCTGGCGCCATCCCGAGAAGGGGGTTATCGCCCCGGATCGATTCATCCCACTTGCTGAGGAAACCGGCTTGATCATGCCAATGGGAAAATGGGTTGTGTACACCGCGGCCCAGCAGATCCTGTCCTGGCAGCAGCAGGGGATGACCGGGGTCCCGATAGCGGTGAACATTTCTGCGCGGCAGCTGCAGAATGACGATATTCTGGAGATCGTGAGGAACCTGGTCAAAAGCAAAGGTCTGCCGCCGCAGCAGCTGATATTTGAGCTCACCGAAACCGCGATTTTCGAAGACCCCGAGCGGGCCAAACGAACCATGCAGAAGCTTACCGATCTGGGTATCAGGATTTCAATTGATGACTTCGGTACCGGGTACAGTTCATTGAGCTATCTCAGCCGCTTTCCCGTGCACGAAATCAAGGTTGATCGCCTGTTTATTGCGCGTTTTCTGAAGAACCAGGCCGATGATGCAATCATACGCAGTATCACCCGTCTTGCCCAGGAGATGGAATGGAACATCGTCGCCGAAGGTGTCGAGAAGCTCGAAGAGGTGGAACGGCTGCGTGATATTGGTGTTCAGTGCTTTCAGGGTTTTTACTTCGCCAAACCGATGATTCCCGATGATTTTTTCCGCTTCGTATCCAGTCTGACAGACAACGACATGATTCTGAATATTTAA